Part of the Brevinematales bacterium genome is shown below.
TTCGACAAGGTGATGAACGACCTCGGCGCGGAGAATAACGCGTTCACGTCCTACGAGATGACCGTTTACTGGGAAGTGCTCCCTGTCGCGGGGCTTGAGAAGGCGATCGAACTCGAGGCCGACCGGATGGTGAACCTCCTGCTCGACCCCAAGGAGTTCGAGAGCGAGAAGAACGTCGTATTCAGCGAACTGTCCAAGCATGAGAGTATGCCGGACACCCAGCTTTACCACGAGTTCGACAAGGCGATGTTCGGGGAACACCCGTTCGCCTACAGCTACGGCCGCCTCGAGGATATCACCAACGCTCAGCGCGATTATGTAATGAACGGGTTATATAAGAAATACTATGTGCCGAATAACGCATATATCGTGGTGGTCGGCGATGTGAAAGCCGACGAAGTGCTCGCGATGGTGAAGAAGTACTTCGCCCCTATCCCCGCGAACCCCAATCTCCCGAAGGAAACGCCTATCCCGCTCCCGAAGAAGAAGGGCGTGCATGTCGAGGTCGAGGGCGTCGCGAGCGAGAATTTCGGCGAGGTGGTTTTCCATCTGCCGGGATACGACCTGAAGAATAAGGAATGCCAGGTACTGAGCTTTATCAACGAAACCGGGCTGATCGGCGGATTCGGATACTGGCCGACTATCGACGGGGGACTCGGGTTTATGGGATACACCAAGGAACCGGATTACCCGTCGGAAACAATCACCCGCGAGTATGTGCAGGAGAATCTCGAGGACCTGAAGAACGAACTGTTCTATTCCGAGATGATGCAGTACGACTCCATCAGCCGCATCATGTTCACTATTATCGACCTCGCGCGTTATCATAGCGTCGGTATCTATAACGACCTCGTGAAGGCGTACCAGAAAATAACGGTCGACGACGTGATGAACGTCATACAGAAATACCTGACCCCCGATAACTCCGGCACGGGATTCTTCAAGGTGACCAAGAAGAACCCGAAGGCCAAGCCCGGCGGCGGTATGGAAGAAGAAAACCACGGCGAGCCGATCGATTACTCGGAGTTCGATAACCCTACCCCCCAGGCGATCGCCGAGGCGCAGGAACGCAAGGATTTCCTCTTCAAGGGCGCGGTAAAGTCTATCACGGGCTACCTCGCGACCGTTAAGAAGGTCACCCTCGATAACGGCATCACCATCCTCTATAAACCGTTCACCATGAACGAAAAGGTATCCATCTCGGTCGCGTTCGGCGCGGGATCGATCTACCAGAAGAAGGCCTACCAATCGAGCTACGCTTACGATTTCGTATTTAACGGAGGTCCGATGTTCGGGCTGGAGAACGAGCTCGAGAAGAAAGGGGTGACGTTCAAGGGCGGCAGCGGATACGACAATACCTCTATCGGTATCGACGTGCCCGCCGAGTTCTTCGGCGACGCGGTAAAATGGCTCGGGCTCGCGGTCAAAGACCGCAAGTTTATCCCGCTCGTCCTCGAGGAGAAGAAGTTCAACACGATGAAGTCCATCGAAGAGATGGCGAACAGCCCCTCCCCCGACCTTCACGCGAAGTACGCCGTATTCCAACTGGCGTTCGGCAAGGACGGCGCGGGGCTGGACTTCTACGCCACCAAAGACGACGTGATGAACCTCACGATGCAGGATATCTACGACTTCTACGCCTCGTTCTACCGCCCGGAGAATATGGTGATCGCCGTAGTCGGCAACCTCGACTTCGATCAGGTGGTCGCGGCGGTGAAGGAACAGCTCGGCGGATGGAAGCAGCCGCCCGCGGTGATGAAGCCTGCCGGCGCGAAGCTCGCCCCGAAACCGACGCAGAACCAGGTTAAGGTCGTGCCCCTCGATATCAAGCAGTCGGTCGTGCTGATGGGCGCGCCGTCGGTGGACTATACCGATGTCACGAACTACACCGCGTTCTCGCTCGCCCTCGACATCTTCGGCGGCGGCAGTTTCACGTCGTGGCTCATGCGCTCGATCCGCGACACGGCGGGGCTGACCTACGGCGTATATACGTTCCCTATCCTCTACGGACAGTACAGCCTGTTCCGCCTGTATATGCAGAACGCGCCCAAGGACGTCTACACCGCGATCGATATGTACAAGACCCAGCTGAAGAAGTATAAAGAGACCGGGCCGACCGACCTCGAGGTGCTGAAGTTCCAGATCAATAAGCTGAACTCGGTGCCGTTCAACTATGAGAACAGCTCGAAGATCGCGTCGATGCTCTCCACCTATATGCTCAAACGCGGGGCGTACGACTACGAACTGAGCTATATCAACCTGATTAACGGACTGACGAAGGCCGACCTGATGAAGGTGATTAAGGAATATTTCCCGGATTATTACTATATCGTGATCGCGGGGAAGGATAAGGAATAGAATAAACAGATAAAGATAGAGCCGACCCCATGGATGGGGAAGTCCCGCGGTGACAGGGATGTCAAAGAGCGGGGCGCTTCCAGTGATAGCAGGGAATTTTTATTATGTCAAAAAATAAAGCCCGTCCTAAATAGGCCGGGCTTCTATAAAAAATCGCTTGCTCCCTTAGTACGGGTACTAGTACTGGTACTCCACGAAAGTGAGTTCCGCGTTATCCACGATACGCTTCACCACATCTTTAGGCTTCTTGATAAACAGGGGCTTGCCCTTCCCGTCGTTGTACTTCCCGGTCATAATCAGGAGACTGATAGCGGCGGAATCGATATAATTCACTTCTTCAAAATCGAAGAGAAAATAAATCACTTTCCCCCCGCCGATATCTTTTTCAATATCAGATTTGATGTTATTAAGAAAGAAGATGGTAAAGTCCCCGTTGATCTTATAGGTAACCGTTCCGTCATCACTTGGTTTTCTTTCGTACTGCATAGACCCTCCTATGTTCACCACATTATCTTAATGTAAATTTTTATTTTATCAAGTTTTTTTTGCATAATTCTTTATTTAATTTCGGTCAGCCCGCGCATATAAGGCACGAGAACCGCCGGGATTTCGATACTCCCGTCCGCGCGCTGGTAATTTTCCAGCACCGCGACCATCGTGCGGCCTACGGCAAGTCCCGACCCGTTCAGAGTATGCACGAATTCGGTCTTTTTCGTTTCTTCGCGGCGGAAACGGATATTCGCGCGTCGGGCCTGGAAATCCGTGCAGTTCGATACCGACGAAATCTCCTTATACCCGTTCAGACCCGGAAGCCATACCTCGATATCGTAGCACTTCGCCGCCGAGAACCCCATA
Proteins encoded:
- a CDS encoding insulinase family protein: MKNILRILFGFIFVLSFRFAFAVDLTKLQFTKNIKEFDLPNGLHIIVKEEPSIPLVGFSVTYKVGFRNEDITGKSGLTHLLEHMMFKGTTKYGKGQFDKVMNDLGAENNAFTSYEMTVYWEVLPVAGLEKAIELEADRMVNLLLDPKEFESEKNVVFSELSKHESMPDTQLYHEFDKAMFGEHPFAYSYGRLEDITNAQRDYVMNGLYKKYYVPNNAYIVVVGDVKADEVLAMVKKYFAPIPANPNLPKETPIPLPKKKGVHVEVEGVASENFGEVVFHLPGYDLKNKECQVLSFINETGLIGGFGYWPTIDGGLGFMGYTKEPDYPSETITREYVQENLEDLKNELFYSEMMQYDSISRIMFTIIDLARYHSVGIYNDLVKAYQKITVDDVMNVIQKYLTPDNSGTGFFKVTKKNPKAKPGGGMEEENHGEPIDYSEFDNPTPQAIAEAQERKDFLFKGAVKSITGYLATVKKVTLDNGITILYKPFTMNEKVSISVAFGAGSIYQKKAYQSSYAYDFVFNGGPMFGLENELEKKGVTFKGGSGYDNTSIGIDVPAEFFGDAVKWLGLAVKDRKFIPLVLEEKKFNTMKSIEEMANSPSPDLHAKYAVFQLAFGKDGAGLDFYATKDDVMNLTMQDIYDFYASFYRPENMVIAVVGNLDFDQVVAAVKEQLGGWKQPPAVMKPAGAKLAPKPTQNQVKVVPLDIKQSVVLMGAPSVDYTDVTNYTAFSLALDIFGGGSFTSWLMRSIRDTAGLTYGVYTFPILYGQYSLFRLYMQNAPKDVYTAIDMYKTQLKKYKETGPTDLEVLKFQINKLNSVPFNYENSSKIASMLSTYMLKRGAYDYELSYINLINGLTKADLMKVIKEYFPDYYYIVIAGKDKE
- a CDS encoding STAS domain-containing protein, giving the protein MQYERKPSDDGTVTYKINGDFTIFFLNNIKSDIEKDIGGGKVIYFLFDFEEVNYIDSAAISLLIMTGKYNDGKGKPLFIKKPKDVVKRIVDNAELTFVEYQY